GGCGCCGAGCCGGCACCGCGGCCGACCGTCGTGCTGCTGCACGGCTTCGGCGGATCGCGAGTGGAGACCACCGGCGTCTTCGTCGCTCTGGCGCGCGCGCTGGTCGCGGCCGGGTTCGGCGTGATCGCGTTCGATCGCGCGGGGCACGGCGAGAGCGACGGCGAGTTCTTCGACACGACGGCGTCGGGCGATATCGCGGACACGTTCGCCGTGCTCGGCGCCGTGCGAGAGAGTCCCGACGCAGATGCCGAGAACCTCCACCTCGTCGGCATGAGCCTCGGCTCCGTCATCGCCGCGGTCGTCGCGGCGGAGGCGGGAGCGGGCGGCATCCGCTCGCTGACGATGTGGTCGACGGCCGCCGTGTTCGTCGACGACATCCGCTCGGGACAGATCCAGGGGCGCTCGCTCGCCGCGCTC
The sequence above is a segment of the Microbacterium sp. PM5 genome. Coding sequences within it:
- a CDS encoding alpha/beta hydrolase; the protein is MRLVPFETTVRSLTLRGTHYLPDAATGAEPAPRPTVVLLHGFGGSRVETTGVFVALARALVAAGFGVIAFDRAGHGESDGEFFDTTASGDIADTFAVLGAVRESPDADAENLHLVGMSLGSVIAAVVAAEAGAGGIRSLTMWSTAAVFVDDIRSGQIQGRSLAALDGPDGFFDFLGMRLGPAMRADALTFDPYARAAAYDGPALLLHGTADFVPVRYAQRYAEADVFGERAVVVVVDGADHGWAQLPQRDELIARTVSFIQSHSERTAS